The region TCTTCATGGAACATTTCGAGCACCAAGCACTCAAGACTGCGGACAAATCTCCTTCACTCTGGCTCCGCTACGTCGACGACACCTTTGTCATCTGGCCGCACAGCACACCTGACCTTCACCAGTTTCTCAACCACCTCAACCACCAGCACCCCAGCATCAAGTTCACCATGGAGACCCAACGCGACAACTCAATTCCATTTCTAGACGTTCTCATCACTAAGACACCGTCTGGATTTCCATCTCACCAGGTGTACCGAAAACCTACCCAGACAGACCGCTACCTCAACTTCCGCTCACACcaccacccatccatccaccaaTCGGTCGCCGACACTCTCGTCAGACGAGCCCACCAACTCAGCGACAAGGCACACTTACATCAAGAACTCAAGCACGTGACCAATGCACTCACCACCATCAACCATTACCCCAGGAGAAGGATCAACACTCAACCATCCAGCCACCAACCCAGCACCAACAGCACCGAAACCAAGCCTGTCGCCACCATAGTACTTCCCTACATCGGCAAGACCTCACACCGACTACAACGCATCCTTCACTCTGCCAACATCCTCGTCAGACACCAATCCTCTCGTAAGCTACACTCCATCCTTCACTCTCATAAGGACAAGCACCCATCCAACAAGCAACCAGGCGTCTACACGATCCCCTGCGACTGCACAAAGTCTACATTGGAGAAACCGGCCGAGACTTCGACACCAGACTCAAGGAACACAAGACCCACCACCGACGCAGCGACTGGGACCGATCTGCCATCGTCAAGCACGCACAACAAGAGAATCACCGCATAGAATGGGAGAAGAGCCACCTAATCACCAACATCCGGCACTGGAATACCAGAAGGGTCAGGGAAGCCATTGAGATACATCAACACAACACTGTGCCTCAAGACCCTGGCCTACACATCAACAGCATCTGGCATCCAATCCTACGTCACCATCAAACTTCTAACCAATCCACAAACAACCCGCCATCCACCGTCACCCCACCGAGCCCTCCTACCCAACACAGCAGTCTGATTGCATCACCAACTCAACCAGGGACTCCGCCGACGCACACACCGCCGCCACCAACACCTCGCTACAACCTCCGCCGACGACCCAACACCTCATCCGTACACCAGGCCACCCACTCACTCCCGCCGAAGCTTACCCGACGAGTCCGCCGACCAACACGCACAGAACGCCACCATTGATGTACCTACCACaccgccgacacacacacacacgccgccGTAACTCACGCCGCCGTCTACTCACCGCGTCCGCATACCACGCCCACTCGTTTCCCGCCAAAACCGCTGACCCACGTACAGAGCGCCACCTACGACGTCAGCCCGACGTGACCGCCGGCCTAGAGCTTTCCCCCACGTCCGCACGCACGCCACAAGTACCGCCGCACGCCGagcgaacactcactcctgaagacggacagtcaacctgtccgaaacgtcgagtctctctactactcatcatctctactcgccgactcaagccagcatctcctcatcagctctactactcaagctgttctcactcaacattccttctggtttacagtccttttcaggactattttcaagaaagaatactctcaaatctccactttctctcctatccactttttctcttcttctatccactgtttctataacactccacatggtgtaccgtaaaccacatcagcaattgtacatgccaccatgcaaaccttcaaacaacatctgacataaagtctggcatgaaactcttagctctgatctgatctgatctggtgaagtgatctcatatgatgtgatgatccttgaagaatctgccagctctataattacaactattctagatcattctaaaattcactattctagaggcttctatatagtattcactattatggaagcttctggtattgtcttttaaaagaacattctccttctttctggagTAATCACATTctggaagactcttgaatgacctcagtgaaataaacatgtgtcaacaaaatacctaagcctattcatttccactaccaatacaattctactgtttggcttttccctattcaacaataaaattccttggcctttaaataggcaaggcctgcataacaaaaagcttttacaaagacattctggaatgttctttatcattcttggctatccttaaagaggaaataactaatagattaatgtaattgcttttacaattcttcttctCTGTAACACCTCcccccaccggggaaaagaaagctttaccgtagtaaaggtttctttaagattatcttttttttttcttttaacttttctaagtcatcttgataaatcatt is a window of Lytechinus variegatus isolate NC3 chromosome 2, Lvar_3.0, whole genome shotgun sequence DNA encoding:
- the LOC121406815 gene encoding uncharacterized protein LOC121406815, translated to MGSPLSPIIANIFMEHFEHQALKTADKSPSLWLRYVDDTFVIWPHSTPDLHQFLNHLNHQHPSIKFTMETQRDNSIPFLDVLITKTPSGFPSHQVYRKPTQTDRYLNFRSHHHPSIHQSVADTLVRRAHQLSDKAHLHQELKHVTNALTTINHYPRRRINTQPSSHQPSTNSTETKPVATIVLPYIGKTSHRLQRILHSANILVRHQSSRQAPIQQATRRLHDPLRLHKVYIGETGRDFDTRLKEHKTHHRRSDWDRSAIVKHAQQENHRIEWEKSHLITNIRHWNTRRVREAIEIHQHNTVPQDPGLHINSIWHPILRHHQTSNQSTNNPPSTVTPPSPPTQHSSLIASPTQPGTPPTHTPPPPTPRYNLRRRPNTSSVHQATHSLPPKLTRRVRRPTRTERHH